Proteins from a genomic interval of Bos mutus isolate GX-2022 chromosome 15, NWIPB_WYAK_1.1, whole genome shotgun sequence:
- the LOC102285342 gene encoding olfactory receptor 56A3 translates to MLPYSNSSLSTEASEFLLNCFVRSPSWQHWLSLPLSLLFLLAMGANTTLLITIQLEASLHEPMYYLLSLLSLLDMVLCLTVIPKVLAIFWFDLRTISFSACFLQMFIMNNFLSMESCTFLVMAYDRYVAICKPLHYPSIITNQFVSRALVFILARNTFLTAPIPILSARLHYCGRNIIENCICANLSVSKLSCGNITLNKIYQLFLAWTLLGSDLILIFLSYIFILRAVLRLNTRETAAKALSTCGSHFILILFFSTILLVFVFTHLAKKKVSPDIPVLLNVLHHVIPAALNPIVYGVRTQEIKQGIWKLLRKGSDSRK, encoded by the coding sequence ATGCTGCCTTATAGCAACAGCTCCCTCTCTACTGAAGCCTCTGAGTTCCTCCTGAACTGTTTTGTCAGGTCCCCCAGCTGGCAGCACTGGCTGTCCCTGCCCCttagcctcctcttcctcctggccATGGGGGCCAACACCACCCTCCTGATCACCATCCAGCTGGAGGCCTCTCTGCATGAGCCCATGTACTACCTGCTCAGCCTGCTCTCCCTGCTGGACATGGTGCTCTGCCTCACTGTCATCCCCAAGGTCCTGGCCATCTTCTGGTTTGATCTCAGGACCATCAGCTTTTCTGCCTGCTTCCTCCAAATGTTCATCATGAATAACTTCCTGTCCATGGAATCATGCACCTTCTTagtcatggcctatgaccgctatgtggccatctgcaagcctctGCACTACCCATCTATCATCACAAACCAATTTGTGTCAAGAGCTCTTGTCTTCATCTTGGCCCGAAACACATTTCTTACTGCACCTATTCCCATCCTCTCTGCACGGCTCCATTATTGTGGAAGAAATATAATTGAGAACTGTATCTGCGCCAACCTCTCCGTGTCCAAGCTCTCTTGTGGTAACATCACCCTTAACAAAATCTACCAATTATTTTTAGCCTGGACTCTGCTGGGCTCTGACCTCATCCTCATCTTCCTCTCCTATATCTTCATCCTCCGAGCTGTCCTTAGACTCAATACAAGAGAGACAGCTGCTAAAGCTCTGAGCACCTGTGGCTCTCACTTTATCCTTATCCTCTTCTTCAGCACCATCctgctggtttttgtttttacccATTTGGCCAAGAAAAAGGTTTCACCTGATATTCCTGTCTTACTTAATGTCCTCCACCATGTCATTCCTGCAGCTCTCAACCCCATTGTCTATGGTGTTCGAACTCAGGAAATTAAGCAGGGGATTTGGAAATTATTGAGGAAGGGTAGTGACAGCAGAAAGTAA
- the LOC102279456 gene encoding olfactory receptor 56A3 yields the protein MTAHQNGSISTEFSDFLLNCFVRSPSWQHWLSLPLSFLLLLALGANITLLITIWLETSLHEPMYYLLSLLSSLDTVVCLTVIPKVLAIFWFDLRSISFFACFFQMFIMNSFFAMESCTFMVMAYDRYVAICHPLRYPSIITNQFITKAAIFILSRSVFLTLPIPILSGRLHYCGRNVIENCICANMSVSRLSCNDITINRLYQFAGGWTLLGSDLLLIFLSYTFILRAVLRLKAQGAVAKALSTCGSHFILILFFSTILLVFVFTLVVEKKMSSDVPVLLNVLHHVIPAALNPIVYGVRTQEIKQVIQKLLKKGW from the coding sequence ATGACGGCACACCAAAATGGCAGCATCTCCACTGAGTTTTCAGACTTCCTTCTGAACTGTTTTGTCAGGTCCCCCAGCTGGCAGCACTGGCTGTCCCTGCCCCTTAGCTTCCTCTTGCTCCTGGCCCTTGGTGCCAACATCACCCTCCTGATCACCATCTGGCTGGAGACCTCTCTGCATGAGCCCATGTACTACCTGCTCAGCCTGCTCTCCTCACTGGACACAGTGGTCTGTCTCACTGTCATCCCCAAGGTCCTGGCCATCTTTTGGTTTGACCTCAGGTCCATCAGCTTCTTTGCCTGCTTCTTTCAGATGTTCATCATGAATAGTTTCTTTGCCATGGAGTCCTGCACATTCATGGTCATGGCCTacgaccgctatgtggccatctgccatCCATTGAGGTACCCATCCATCATCACTAACCAATTTATAACCAAGGCAGCCATTTTCATTTTGTCCAGAAGTGTCTTTTTGACACTGCCCATCCCCATTCTCTCAGGACGTCTGCATTACTGTGGGAGAAACGTCATTGAGAACTGCATCTGTGCCAATATGTCTGTCTCCAGGCTCTCCTGTAATGATATTACCATCAATCGTCTCTACCAATTTGCTGGAGGCTGGACTCTGCTGGGATCTGACCTCCTCCTCATTTTCCTCTCCTACACCTTCATACTGAGGGCTGTGCTGAGACTCAAGGCACAGGGAGCTGTGGCCAAGGCCCTAAGCACATGTGGCTCCCACTTCATCCTGATCCTCTTCTTCAGCACCATCCTTCTGGTTTTTGTCTTCACGCTTGtggtagaaaagaaaatgtcctCTGATGTGCCTGTCTTGCTCAATGTCCTCCACCATGTCATCCCCGCAGCCCTCAACCCCATTGTCTATGGGGTGCGAACCCAGGAGATCAAGCAAGTAATCCAGAAGTTACTGAAGAAAGGATGGTGA